The proteins below are encoded in one region of Leishmania major strain Friedlin complete genome, chromosome 7:
- a CDS encoding putative RNA-editing complex protein encodes MHHYQLVSSRQRLPYKGVGPISHTHTHTHLHTRTHTHTQRQLLPPTLFPSSALMRRIGVATCQRRWLASAMLPRAGKCGTPWSGHSFILDTAASLTTAVREVRSTAVCCAPKDAQYQCGECGKTFRLVNALNHHIMTRHGNNAKALMKKDGKLVPVETDQLKGGAHCVSSSSSSTATASSATPAGAAAAASSSPLSGGTTSPFPVHFAAPFGAAAASMGGVASSSTPPGTAPGVLQAPATAAAGATTAGTDENGSGADGAAEEREKRMFVCTVCQKTFRLEAALQHHYQAKHNMDMPTSASSPSARGGASTTAGAGGASVSTPGEPGANGGGSAGAFGGVPGVAADGAAAPANASSFGAAQYVRQQEGALPDAPQYHLDVAPNAPEEGDIAAHWRCVNMCVLMGDVQEVEEGYVFEDHVLQFTVATEFATPAPGDPDMDFHTVRVYGHEFWAPLKADMQSGGRFLVTGRLCMVPQFDTQLKKYYHYPVIQVFPGTGNVVRV; translated from the coding sequence GGGCCCatctcccacacacacacacacacacacctgcacacacgcacacacacgcacacacagaggcaacTCCTCCCCCCTACGCTTTTTCCGAGCTCAGCGCTCATGCGACGGATTGGTGTGGCAACATGTCAGCGACGGTGGCTTGCCTCAGCAATGCTGCCCCGCGCCGGGAAGTGCGGAACGCCATGGTCAGGGCACAGCTTCATTCTCGATACCGCGGCGTCTCTCACAACCGCCGTCCGCGAAGTGCGCTCCACGGCGGTCTGCTGCGCCCCGAAGGATGCGCAGTATCAGTGCGGTGAGTGCGGCAAAACGTTCCGCCTCGTCAACGCCCTCAATCACCACATTATGACCCGCCACGGCAACAACGCCAAGGCGCTCATGAAGAAGGACGGCAAGCTAGTCCCTGTGGAAACGGACCAGCTCAAGGGTGGGGCGCATTGtgtgtcctcctcctcctcctccacagcgacggcgagctCGGCAACTCCGGCcggggctgccgccgcagcgtcttcctctccactgtccggcggcaccacctcACCGTTTCCGGTGCACTTTGCCGCTCCTTttggtgccgccgccgcatccaTGGGCGGGGTGGCGTCGTCTTCCACTCCACCAGGCACCGCACCAGGGGTGCTGCAGGCCCCTgcgaccgccgcggccggcgcAACCACGGCAGGCACTGACGAGAATgggagcggcgccgacggggccgcggaggagagggagaagcgcATGTTCGTCTGCACGGTGTGCCAGAAGACGTTTCGGCTTGAGGCGGCGCTACAGCACCACTATCAGGCGAAGCACAACATGGACATGCCAacctccgcctcgtctccgtctgctcgcggcggcgcgagcaCGACAGCAGGGGCTGGCGGCGCCTCCGTGTCCACTCCGGGAGAGCCTGGTGCGaatggtggtggtagtgcAGGCGCGTTTGGTGGCGTGCCTGGCGTAGCTGCagacggtgccgcagctcctgcgAACGCTTCTAGCTTCGGTGCTGCGCAGTACGTGCGACAGCAGGAGGGAGCGCTGCCTGACGCCCCGCAGTACCACCTCGATGTGGCCCCGAACGCCccggaggagggcgacatTGCCGCGCACTGGCGTTGCGTGAACATGTGTGTGCTGATGGGCGACgtgcaggaggtggaggaggggtaCGTCTTTGAGGATCATGTGCTGCAGTTCACTGTGGCGACCGAGTTTGCTACCCCGGCCCCTGGCGACCCTGACATGGACTTCCACACGGTGCGCGTGTACGGGCACGAGTTTTGGGCCCCACTGAAGGCAGACATGCAGAGTGGCGGTCGCTTTCTCGTCACAGGACGACTGTGTATGGTGCCGCAGTTTGATACGCAGCTGAAGAAGTACTATCACTATCCAGTGATTCAGGTCTTTCCCGGCACTGGTAACGTGGTGCGTGTTTGA